AATCTTTCTGTTTCTTATGATGCGTGTTATATtacttattataaaatttattaaaaattatttcaaTATTTCATTTATGAGCAAAAACCAGAATAACAACATTAACTGCACACCATTCACGCCCATTGTTATATCTTCGCTGCGATTGGTAGGCTCTGTGAGCAATGGGTGGAATCTTGTAGGCCCATTACATTACACAAGTATGTTACACGAGCTATATGCATGAAAACCAAAACAAATCAGTCCTGATTAGACAACTGCAGGACAAAAACACAATGCTCCTGATGAAAAAAACAAGGGTTGAACTCTGATCTACTATGATCATCACTCACTGTTTGTCTCACAATATGATAACCTGCTGTGTTAACATAACTAACAAGGCAAAAATCTCAGGAAGGGCCAGAGACAGTGCAAGCCACTTGAGGGTACGCCCAAGCACAACTGTGTATACGACAGCCACTTCTGAATTAGGGGTGAAGACATACTATTGTCACAACAGGTtttcatgaatgctttagatgaCTTAAAGATGACAGCATCTACTTACACGCTCAATCCTCCACCAATACAAGGCATAGTTTAGTAGTTAAGATAGAACTTCATCTCTTATCTTCTATGGGGCAAGCCTGCCCTTCTACAGTCCCCACCCCACAATTCATTTTTCACTTTTGGTTTTCAGAAAATGTGTTAATATAGACGCAAGTATGCAATGATGAATCGGACTAATCTTCTAGTCCACAGAACACAGAAAGTGAACAATCACGGCTGCATAAGGATATCTAATGATCTCCAAAACTGCATCATCGAGCTAAATCAGGCAATTAAAATTCAGTTAATTTGCATAGCAGTATCCACGTTACTTACCGATACCGATGATTAAAGAGAACAACCATTTGAGGACTACATAATATGAAACCCAGAGCTTTCCTCTCTGTGCCTGCAGAACCCAGAATAACCCAAGGATCGTGTGTTAACAAGACGATTTATCACAAATTCCTTTAATTCCACAACAACGAGAAACCAAGGGGATACGGAACCTGCGCTTCCCGGTAGGCGTAATTCTCGATCACCTCGTAGTCGAGGCTCTCAGCGCCACGGCTCTGGCTGGGTAACTCGATCTCGGTTCTCTCGCCCTCCTCGGAGCTGGGCAGGCGGGACCATACGAGTCGCGCCGTCTCGATCCCGTTCTGAAGGTGATTCGACAGCATGGGGATGGGATCAGATCCAAACGAACCGCTCGATTCGCAATAGATCTGATCCCACGAAGCGATCGGAACCGCTCCTCCGCTCGCCCTGCGAGAGCTGAAGGCGCGATCCGCGAAGCGAGAGGGTTTGGTGGTGGCAGGGCTACGCGGAAGGGTAAGAAGAGAGAAGGATATCCCTTGTTCCGGAGGAAGaaggaaacaagaaaaagaaactgaGGTAGCGTAGGAGAGCCGTCGATGAACCGGGGAAAGGAGCGAAACGAGGTTTCCGGTCTGTGTCGCTGTAGTTGGTGACCGTCGACCACGAGTCACCGTTTCCCACTGCGTCCCGGAGATTTCCACGAATCCCACTTGACTCCATTTGCGGCCAGAGATGCCTAAAGAAGCGACTTAGGGTCCGTCGGGAAAGGCGCACTGGATCTGAGTCACACACCCCCGATTCGTGACTTATGTAGGACACAGAGTCGTATAAGGGGACTTATTGGTCTTAACACCCCATTTAACAATCTATATTAAATTACGAGCGGGCCCTTAACACGAATCCCCTCCATTGGCATATTGGATCCATCTTTACGGTGCAGCTGAGCCAAGCTTACAGCATGTTCAAGCTCGTCCCCATCAACCTTCGCCGATGGCAAATCCAAATGTCTGTCATTTTCTACTCCACTTGGAAGCGTTGCACTTCATCCTCCCATCACCCTCTTCCCCCAATTCATGGCAGCTTCGTCCGTCCCATCAAGCCCACGTCCAGACCCAAGCGATCACTGTCTCGCCGGAGACATCGCAGGAGGCGGCTGAGGGGAAGGGCAGGAGGAATGATGTCAGGAAAGGAAGAGACGGTGGAGATTGCTGATGGACATGAATGGTGAGGCTGCGAATGACGTCACCGAAGCAGAAGGGGAACTGACTGGAAAGACGTAACGCTTGTGAGCTTCTCATTTGTTGCGTATGTCTACGTCTCCGAGAAGATTGGATCAGTCTGCTGTGCTTGGTTGTCCACGGTCAGGTCAACCAAGCTTAGTTTGAAATTTCTGCAGCTTAGTACAGATTTCATGCAATCTAATCAACACACTAAAAGAAAAGCAATTTACTCTTCCTCACTGGGAACGAAACCGAGTTGGGTGGACAGAAAACATGATTATTATGTATAACCTCTACGGATAAAACATTCTCCGAAGCTTAGTAGCGCATGCTGAGATCTTCACCATCACGCCTCCATTATTCTGAACTCCGTACTCATTTTCTCGGTCCGAGGGGAAAAATGTTATCGATGTTCTGCAATGGTGAGCGTCTGGTGAAATGGTTGTGTGACTTGGGCTGATGGACGAGAACACGCATTTCCTCCTTGCACGAGTTGAGCGATCTCATCTGCTGGTTTTTAGCTCCCCTTCGTGACTCTGCAGTGCGTAGCTCCAAGTGCAGAGGGGGGGAGGCAGTGGGGGGATTCAGAAGCTTGCCTTTCGATGGCTGGAGCTCTTTCTGCAACTCCGACACAAGCTTCTCCAGCTCAATGACTTTGCGTTCGGATGATCGTGCCCTTTGCTTCCACTCGAGCTTCTGGATCAAAAGAGTAAGAGTTACAGCCAAGCTTTATCTGCATAAGACCACTCTTCTAAGcatagaagaggaaaagaaaagctCACTTGAGTATGCTGGGAATGGAAATTGATCTCAGATACAATTGCTCGTCGCTGCCAGTGGTCTCTAGAAGATCGAAGCTCTTCCATCTCTACCCTGACTTGTTCCAACATCTCCTGCATCTGACTCCATTGCTCCGACTCCGCCCTCACCTGCTGCATTATCCTCCCGACCGCCTCCTTGCAACTGCAGCAGCTCACTGGACCCATCTTCTCCTTCTCCCGCTGCAACCACAGAACCTGGAACTCCCAGTCAATATTGAGTCTTGTGAAACCTCTATATATATGCTCAAAGAATCAAAAACAGCTAAATGCTCTGGCAAGAAAACAGCTTAAAGAGTCAATATTCCCCTTTAAATTTGATCATAATTCTCAGTTATAAAGCTAGTGTAGTATGTACTCTGTAGCACACAAACTTCCGACCATGCAAATTATCAACCTGGAACAAATTTGCTTGAATGTTTCTGGAAAGCAAAGAGAGGTCTATCACATCCAAATTATCTACGCAAGATGACCTCATGACGAGTGAGGCAAACTTTGGATCAGCAACATATTTATTGCTAATAAATTTTCCCTGCCAAATAGGACAAGGTTTGGGCAGCAGGTGGATGCATTCATGGCGAAGTGGACACACAGTCTGAGCAACAGTCATCATAGCAGATACAGGGAGTGCCTTGCATTCACAGGTCCTAAAACAAAAGCTTTTACTAAAAGAATAATGATGGCATGCAAGTCGTTTGGTGCACGCACAGGTGATGTTTGGTGCACGCACAGATATCCATTAAGACCAGTACCGAATATGACTGACTTCTTCAACTGGGAACAAATCATTCAAGTAGAGGGAAAAAAAAGCTCAAGAATATTACCCTTCTGGTAGGGAAGATGAGGATATCAAATTGTGCGTAAATTGTATGAAGATGATTGATTGGACTAGTGAGGGGGACCATATTATGTTGGTGTTGCTCATCAAGTGTTGCGTGAAGAATTCGCAGTGCATTGAGGTGCACCACTTTACTGAGAAAACCAGTTACCTTCTTCTTGTGGCCTTTTGATACAGTGGCCAGAGTTTGACCCTTCGACCACTGTAGTGATTTAAGTTGTCGACCTAACAAGATTCTAAAACAAGCACCAAAACAATCCTAATGCAAACCAAACAAGAAAGGAACATGAGACATGAACAACAGATGAACATGAGACATGAACATCATTACATCCCTACATCATTTGGAAGTAAATTAAAATCAATCAAATTAAACAGGACTAACAGAAGTTAGGGCAAGTCAGTATATGcttcctgaaaattaaaaaacaagTAACAAAACACATACCACTAGAAGCCTTTCTCAATAATATCATGTCTGATAATAATTGGACAAACAGCTGAGGCAGAGTTGTAATTTTTCCTAACACAATTTGTGAGATGTATATGAAAAAGAGTGTGATCTCTTTCCAATAAGAACAAGATATCCCAAAGTTATGAAAGACTTCAATTAGCAACATCAACCATCATTATGTAAAAAGAGATTTACTTAACAATTCTATGTATCAGTTTCCATCTGTTCTTGTGCCAAGACAGGAAAGATTCCTTGTGATTGTCATACACAGAGCACAGAATCAATCACTTGGAACTCATCACATAATTCAATTTTGAGAGTACTGTGGTTGAATCAGGTCATATCATCTTAAGTCTTGTTTGGGTTAGGAATTGAAAGTTTTGGCATAAGCTGAAGCTCTACGGAATAGTTTTTAAATTTGATTCATAAGTTCAAGTGGTCAACTGCAAAGAAAATTGAAAAAGTCAACACATTCTTTGTTCTGGAATATAAGGAAAGAGTGATGGCTTTGAAAATTTAAATTGAAGCAATTCTAGATATGGCTATAAAATGGATAGCATTACTGAGAAATGTATTTAAAACAATGGCTTTCACTAGTGATAAGTGGTCCTGATAAATAGGACCACCAAGCATTTCTCTTAGTAACATGGCCAAGCTATACCTGGTGCATAAGGGCAACATAACTAAGAATTGTACTTGAGTTTGATGTTTTTTGCTTCCATAATTTGGTAAATGCTGTTTCTGTTTTTGTTTTCTGAAAGTACTTCTTCCCATGGAACTTCGGGAAGTAGAAAATATTTACTTCCAGAATTCTTGtgactttctgttctttggactcTTTCAGTCCTTGAGCAGAATTTGTCACCATTCCTCAGATGTCAACAAGTATAATATAATTTACTGCACAAGGTAAGCCAATGAATCTTAAAATGAATGCTAGTGTAGTGATTAGGCTGAACAGGGATATATGACCATGCCATAAGGATTTCTCCTAATATTCCCTTTGCCTGATCAACCTTTGTTTGCTTTGAATAATCAATATGTAGAGCAATTATGTAtctctaacttgcacatctaagttCATTCTCCATGGCATGTTGTGTGTGTCCGAAAGCAGATGATATGGGTTCGAAATCTCACCAGCTTCTCCTGCGGGGGCTGCTGCTTCTGCCGGAGATGAAGGAAGGAGTTGCCTGCTGCTTCACTGTATGCAACAATGTTGTGTCTGCTGCTAATGGCGCTACTGTTGTTTCTGTTGTTGGCGGAGAGCAAGTAGCTGCACTCCTCCATCCTTTCCAACATCCCCCTGGACATCCCCTCCATCTTCCTCCTCAGCTTCTCCATCTTTTCTCATCCCCGGTTCAAAAAAAAACAGACATATCGATGCATGAAGAATAGTCACAAAAGTAAATATCAAGTATGATCTGAAAGGAAGTGAAGATTACTACATCGTCGGGGAACTGGCGACCATGATTCGAATCAGGAGTAGCACTCTCAGCTTGTTCTGGCTGTTCAGCTTCTGGATCCTTCTTTGGCAAGGATGGCAAGGAAATCTCTTTTATGTCCTTCACGCTGGTGTCTTCCGTCATCTTCTCCAGCTTGCGTCGAAGCACCGACGCCCGCCGGTCAAAGTTCCCTCGGCAACTCCTCCGCAGCAGCTTGCGGGAGCTTCTTCTTCTCCTGCTGTCACTGCTCCCGAACTTGAACTGCTCCAGCTTCTCCTTCAGCTGCTCGATCCCCTCGTCTAGCGCCGCCCCTACGCCATCGCTCCCGTcgatcttcttcctcccctgatcAGTTTCCATCAATGTCCAGCAGCATGATCGGAAGAGTCAAATAGAAAGCCATGGAATCGAGATCAATCAGAACACACCGAGACTAGGCTCTCCATGGCGGATTTCAGTGCGTCTTCCATTTGAGCACGGTTCCTCTccagcttccgctgcgccacctcCCGCTCCATCCTCAAGAAGTTACACTCGGCGCGAAGGATCTCCGCCTGGAACCGCCACCCATCCTCGGCCCCGGAAACTCCCACGCTCTCGCCCGAGGAGCACGACGGCGCCGGCTCCGGCTCCGGTGGCCTCGCACTGCGCTCCTCGTCCAGTAGATCGCCGAGATTCCGGCATAATCCCGGCTTCGGCGGAGCGGACGCCCGCGTCTGCCTCCATCGTCGGGGCAGGTTGAGAATCACCGGGGCCGGCGGTAGCGCCGGCTTCCACCGTCCGTTCCTCGCCGCCATTCCTTCTCCAACTCCGTGTGTGTTCGCCATGAAACGATAAGTGGAAGCGGTTTTCAGGAAAGTGAAGCTACGGAAAGCAAGCGACGGCCGAAGACATCGCTGCGGAACACCAGAGTGTGCTTCGTTTTCCGCGAAGAGCAGTTCGATTTGAAATGGACCTCTCACGCCACCCGAAATGACCAAACCGCCCCCCATCTCGAATGATCACCACCTCGATGGCCCAATGATGAGAACGGCTGCTCCGAACGGGAGTGGCAGAATGGAAGCAAAGAAGCATCTTTCAGGGCAAAATCGTGAAATCGCTTCGCATCATTGATGTACCGATAATTCCATGCAGGGATAAGACACCCGAATCACTCCGCCCAAAACTGCCTCGTACCACCGCGACACACGTGGCATCACGTGAGCAACCGATGAGGGCGTCTCGTGATTCGCTCTGGGCAGGCGATGGCGTTCTGCACGAGACCAGGCTGCGCGACTGATCCCACGATGTCATCCAATCGCCTTACAGGTACGAGCGAGTGTTTGTACAAAATGTCGGAAAATGTGCTGCTTTAATATTTGCGCCGTCGACGACGAGGCTGCAATCGATTTAACTTAATTAACCACACTAAGTTCAAACTGTGAGCAGAAACGCGTGTCCTCTTGTCTTGTTTGGGTTATACGCGATCTCGTGGTCTGCTGCACGAGATGCTTTCGTCGGTCACGTCGAACCCAAGGCAAGAGTTAATTAGTGCCCTAATTAGCACGAGGAGATCGAATCGAAATGGAAATTGGAattgggaaagagagagagagagagagaggacggcAAGAGTCAGAGAACAGAACATCTTCTCTTACaggtcttattattattattattagtctaATTGCTATGCTATTATTGTTACTCGTGGAGCGAGTTCATGCAGAACCTAGGCGAATCCGAGTCCCAGAGTGCCTTGATAATGACAGTGACATAATGTTTAGCTTCAGAAATGTCAGCTTCTTGGGTAATAAACTACATCTAAGAACTTGGTAATTAGTAGAAATCATACGTTTAGCATGTCATCGAGGACCTGAGACCTAATGCTAAGCACACATTGCAGTTTATGAGGAGTTTCCACTCCTCAGCAGCCATACCTCTCACAGTGATATGTGAAAATTGAATGCATGAGACAACTAGACGACAAGTCCAATGCGGAAGACAACCGGATTGGTGAAGCCACATTTATTCCTCTCCATCTACTCACCAAAGCCAGACAAGAGGAGAGTGACGATAGTTTAGTGTGATGTAAAGAGACAAGAGTACGAGAGGCTCTTCCAGGTAGAAATGGCTGATGTGAAGCTTGGAAGGCGCCGCACGAGTTGGCAGTGAGCTTTAATGTCCTGCGCGCTGTCTTCACTTATGTCCTGCCTTACTAAATGTATACTGATCACTGATTCCAGTTCGTAGCTGCAGATAGCAAGACCTGCGCCACTGCTGTATCCCAATAAATGCACGCCATGGCATTCAAACGTATCAGCAAGCGAGTAGTTTCCCGCTCCTCGACAGCTCGACCTTCTACAACCCTTCGCGTGGGCTGTGCAGTGTCTCATCTGGGTTCTTCAGCTACGTGAGGGAAGGGTGTAAAGCATCACTGTAACTGAGCATGGATTCCAGTTTGCAGGTGCTGATGGAATAGCCTCCTCAACTCCCTTGTCGTCTCTTCGCTTGCAGACAGGGCAACTCTTCCAGTGTGACTGGGTGGAGTCGACTCGATTTGGGTTGAATACAGACCTCTTCCTGATCTCATGTTATCCACCACGTGTATGGAAGTCATTGGAGCGGTCATGCCTTCGGATAAGATGGACGAATGGCACCTCACGATTTCCTGCGCGCACTCCTTATTACGAGCGTGAGTTGGAATTGCAGGGAATTGCATGTGTGCGAGGTAGACATGGCATCATCACTCCCCATAACGGCTTCCTTCCTCGGCGGTGTCAGCGTCGCTGACCGTCCCTCGATTGGCCGCCGGCGGAGCCTCGTGGTGGCCAAGGCTGCCACCCACGTCAAAGACACCGAACGTCGTGATGGCGGCGAGAACAACGGCCGGCGGGCGGTGATGTTCGCGGCAGCTGCGGCCGCGGTGTGTGGCATCGGCCAGGGGATCGCGACGGCAGACGAGGAGCCTAAGCGGGGGACGTTGGAGGCGAAGAAGAAGTACGCCCCGATATGCGTGACCATGCCGACGGCGAGGATCTGTCACCAGTGAGGCTCTTCCGTCCACCGTCTTCTCCGGTGGTAGCTGGCCGGATGGAGGCATGTTAATTTGCACAAgtatatgatgtatgttttgctcTGTCAATCGAGCTACACTACTCTTTATGTGTTGATCTATCTACCCAGACTTTGCTGTTATCATTTGGTGGGCGATCAGTGAAGGAAAGGCTCCGTGCGGCGTCGCGATTCTTTCTCACTAGAGCGCTTGTCGAGAGGATTTATGGGTGGATAATCTTGCCGACATTCGAATTCTCCttctaatattaaaatattaataatttaatatcataaactAGGAATCGATACGACTTGGTCATGTCCCAAAGAAACAAAATCATCTTGGAATATCCTCCCATGGGTGAGGTGAGAGACAAGAGTTGAATAGTAGCATGTGAGAATTGCTTCGATGTAGTCTCTGAACTTTCGGGATTATTCCAAGATGAGGTTTGAATGAGCTTGATCTCTTCAGTGCCCTGCACAATAAATCTCTTGCTCTCATGTTCATTGAACTCTCATGATTTTTAGATAAGCGTCAAGAATTGGCCGCAACAAAAATGATCTCATAAATGTTCATCAACCTTATCGAACTCAAGCCGAGTTATCATTTAAACTTCATATCCCAAATTAGCTCCCAAGTAGCACCATATCAGCCCAAATCTATTCTGAGTGGGACTCATATTAGGACAACATAGACACAATCCTAAATCAACTGGCCTCAAGGAAGTCttacgatcaagagcactagcaaaagaagagagaaggagaagagcAAATTCGTAGCCTTCATTCTTCCAATTGTATAGCTAGCTTTCATCTTCCTATCCCCCGACCTTTAGTAGTGGCATTGTAATAGAGAACCAACCAAAGCTTTAGTCGTCACTAGTAATTTATCATGTTCAACACTTGAACTTCAAAGCCCGATTTGACCAATCCAATCTAGCACCTACTCAACACCACATCAGCCCAAACCTAAATTTGAGTGGGACTTGGATTAGGACAGCACTTGCACAATCCTAAATCAGCTAGCCTTGAAGAAGTagtagaagaagagagaaaaagaagaggaacaaGTTCATAAAGAACTAGCCAAAGCTTTAGTCAACCGTAGTAATCTACTAATGCCAAgagccaaagaagaagaggagaaggtgcTATCGAGTTCCTCTTCTAGTTGTAGCCCATTATTCCTTAAATTTCAACAACCAAGCATTGTTCAACTCTTTGGAAAGTCTAGAAGCCTTTCTATTTATTGTTCCAAATCTCATGAGGAGATTCTAGCAATAAAAGAGGAGACCAAAACCTGTTAGTAAGTTCCTTTTGCCAATAACAGTAAGGTATTATCTATAAATAACATGCATTCTTAGTTGAATCTTTTCAcgtctttatttttattatttagtcTCTTGTTGTTGACACTTTTGAATTTAAGACAATagagattattttttttttagttttacgCTCGATTTATAGTGATATCTTTCTCCTCTACTAAAACTTTTCATCCAAAGGTGGTATCAAATCGATAAATTATCAAAtctaaattttatataaataaataataataataaatatatacaaTTGGGGTAGTATACCAAATATTTTATaggataatatgtatatatatatatatatatatatatatatatatatatatatatatacatatatacatacatacatgcatatatataatgtttaaattgtacaagaaaattattttttaaaaattatcatttttcagAAGGTAGGTAAAAATTGGCTTTGAGGCAAAGATTCACGTGTAGAGATTAGGGAAATATACAACTTGCTTGGCCACCATTGGTTTAgaaactaaaataaaatattcatattcAAGGGCACTTTCGAAGTTATGCAATATTTTATCATGTTCTTGGTGGAGTTATCATAATGTTTGTATTATttagttttaattaaaaaattaaaactaaattaagGTTTACTATTTTTTCATCCAAAATTGATCAAACCTCGTTGGACCCAATAACAGGGTGCAACCTCTATGATCAACATTCGTAAATCTTCCATTGTCAATTATGGGTAAAGAAGGGGGAGGGGATAGTCCATCCAAGTTCCCGGACTCTATTGCTTGGTGGGTTCGATGGAAGGGAGCAATTGACATGATGGAGGGGGTGAACGACAAAGCGAAGGGTAGTGGCTGACGGGAGCAAAATGAtcatttcaagaaaaaaaaaaaaaagctccacGAAATTCTTTTAAAGTTGGGGTGCTATTTGAAAAATTCTCaaacttatattaaaaaaaaaatgatcatcatcatcatatatatatatatatatatatatatatatatatatatatatagtttatacaagaaaattatttataattatcatttttAGATTAAGGTGGGTAAAAATTGGCTTTGAGTGGAAGATAAAGTTGTTCCACACTGAAAGTTTAGCAAAATACATGAACTTTTCGAGATaaatgattaatatttttttaaggagGCATCCCTCTCTTTCAAAGTTATGGGATATTTTGTCGAGTTCTTTGTGATCATAATTCTTGTATTGATtagtttttatataaaaaaaaaatcaaactaaaTTAAGATTTTTGTTTTTTCATCAAATTGATCAAACATAATTCCATCAAGTCGGACACAATCGATGTCTCACGAGTCCAATTGCCATCGGTCACTTTCCGTCTTTCACTGTCATTAGAAAGATTGCATGTGACGTATAATGCATAGTGAACGATCAAATACGACGTTCCGATTTTGATTAGAATATAATAACTATATTTTGAGTAGGAAGTCGTCAACACATCCCTTCTGCTTGAATCGATACGGTACTTCTCTTGTCCCGCTGAAGTCGCGTTTGAATCGGTCAAGTCTGGGGTACAAATGCATCTTGGCGCGCAGGCGAAGAGGGACACGTTGGTCATCACGAACTCCGTTAGATTTCCGACGAGCGAGGAGAAACGATCGCGTGTTTCTTGTGATGCTGTTTTGACTACTACAACCCAAGAAAGAAGGCGGATTTTGCTTCTCGTTTGGCTTCTTTTTCTCGTTGTTGTCGTGAGGAGCTGGTGGGAGGGAGGGGAGAAGAGAGTCGGAAGCTTTGACCCTCTCTTCTCACGACATTGGGCTCATTCGACCCTCCTGCTCTTGATTGGAATTCGAAATCTTTTGTTCCAATCCGTTTGTTTTCTTCTCGCGCGGTCCCTTTGTTTGACTCCTTACCTCGTAAAAATTCGTACTTTGCCCCTGTTGCCGTTCGAGTTGAGAGAATCCGAGAGGGGAGGAGATAGCAGAGGGGTGCGGAAGCTCGGATTCTCGTTTTTGGAAGAAGAACGGAGGAAAGAAGCAGGCGAATTGAGACAAGGAAAGAAAAACACAAGGGTTCCTGTTCTCGTTTCTATTGTCTTCGTTCCTTTCAATTCGAGGAGTTCCGTATTCGTTTAGATATCCCAAACGGTCTCTAATTTGGAGAGGCATTTTGGTTCCCATACGTTCTCTTGGAATTTCAAGCTGTCGAGCTTGATCGCTTATTTTTGGTTGGTAAAAGACCAATTTTTTTGTCATCCCTATCGGATTTTTCTCCTTGGGAAAGATTCAATCTTGCCGCGGCTTGCGTTGGTTCTCAAGGACTCCTTTCGGTTAATCCTTGGAGAAAACCGCGAAAGGTTGGATCTTGGTCCGAAAATCCACTAAATCCAATGGGGAATTGCTGCGCCGTCCCCGTCGATccggagacgacgacgacgacgaagaataagaagaaggagaagaggccgAACCCTTTCTCTATCAGTTACCTCCGCGGACCCGCACCCACCCTCGTCGTCCTCAAGGAACCCACCGGCCGGGACATCGAGAGCCGGTACGATCTCGGCCAGGAGCTCGGCCGCGGGGAGTTCGGCGTCACATGCCTCTGCACCGACAAGGCCACGGGGGAGCACTTCGCCTGCAAGTCCATCTCCAAGAAGAAGCTGCGCACGGCGGTGGACGTCGAGGATGTGAGGAGGGAGGTAGAGATCATGCGGCATTTGCCGAGCCACCCAAATATCGTGAGCCTCAAGGACACCTATGAGGACGACACCGCGGTCCACCTCGTCATGGAGCTTTGCGAAGGAGGGGAGCTGTTCGATCGGATTGTTGCGAGGGGGCATTACACCGAACGGGCCGCTGCCATGGTCATGCGAACAATTGTTGAAGTGGTACAGGTAATACCCCTTGCGGAAGGAATCAAACTCTTCGCTCTTCTTTTAATCTAACTCGT
Above is a genomic segment from Musa acuminata AAA Group cultivar baxijiao chromosome BXJ3-4, Cavendish_Baxijiao_AAA, whole genome shotgun sequence containing:
- the LOC135637156 gene encoding uncharacterized protein LOC135637156 isoform X2, giving the protein MANTHGVGEGMAARNGRWKPALPPAPVILNLPRRWRQTRASAPPKPGLCRNLGDLLDEERSARPPEPEPAPSCSSGESVGVSGAEDGWRFQAEILRAECNFLRMEREVAQRKLERNRAQMEDALKSAMESLVSGRKKIDGSDGVGAALDEGIEQLKEKLEQFKFGSSDSRRRRSSRKLLRRSCRGNFDRRASVLRRKLEKMTEDTSVKDIKEISLPSLPKKDPEAEQPEQAESATPDSNHGRQFPDDMEKLRRKMEGMSRGMLERMEECSYLLSANNRNNSSAISSRHNIVAYSEAAGNSFLHLRQKQQPPQEKLVLWLQREKEKMGPVSCCSCKEAVGRIMQQVRAESEQWSQMQEMLEQVRVEMEELRSSRDHWQRRAIVSEINFHSQHTQLEWKQRARSSERKVIELEKLVSELQKELQPSKGKLLNPPTASPPLHLELRTAESRRGAKNQQMRSLNSCKEEMRVLVHQPKSHNHFTRRSPLQNIDNIFPLGPRK
- the LOC135637156 gene encoding uncharacterized protein LOC135637156 isoform X1 produces the protein MANTHGVGEGMAARNGRWKPALPPAPVILNLPRRWRQTRASAPPKPGLCRNLGDLLDEERSARPPEPEPAPSCSSGESVGVSGAEDGWRFQAEILRAECNFLRMEREVAQRKLERNRAQMEDALKSAMESLVSGRKKIDGSDGVGAALDEGIEQLKEKLEQFKFGSSDSRRRRSSRKLLRRSCRGNFDRRASVLRRKLEKMTEDTSVKDIKEISLPSLPKKDPEAEQPEQAESATPDSNHGRQFPDDMEKLRRKMEGMSRGMLERMEECSYLLSANNRNNSSAISSRHNIVAYSEAAGNSFLHLRQKQQPPQEKLVLWLQREKEKMGPVSCCSCKEAVGRIMQQVRAESEQWSQMQEMLEQVRVEMEELRSSRDHWQRRAIVSEINFHSQHTQKLEWKQRARSSERKVIELEKLVSELQKELQPSKGKLLNPPTASPPLHLELRTAESRRGAKNQQMRSLNSCKEEMRVLVHQPKSHNHFTRRSPLQNIDNIFPLGPRK
- the LOC135635108 gene encoding photosystem II 5 kDa protein, chloroplastic-like: MASSLPITASFLGGVSVADRPSIGRRRSLVVAKAATHVKDTERRDGGENNGRRAVMFAAAAAAVCGIGQGIATADEEPKRGTLEAKKKYAPICVTMPTARICHQ